The following are from one region of the Petrotoga mobilis SJ95 genome:
- a CDS encoding CpsB/CapC family capsule biosynthesis tyrosine phosphatase — MYIDIHCHLLPGVDDGVKTIEETLNELKRYRENDITDVIFTPHVNHPSVKTDITNIKEVYKKIKDKIENEIGLRTYLASELYLTPDHKDFIPFNSFVWIEFPTKPMPIYALDSIFNLQLDGYEVILVHVERYKWLYENKDIIQRMREMGVLFQVNFEGLKTQEGKYYFDNYLVDFLATDNHGSSNREEVDLSLFKKFSEITKNAFEILGINS, encoded by the coding sequence ATGTATATCGATATTCATTGTCATCTATTACCTGGAGTTGATGACGGGGTAAAAACTATTGAAGAAACATTAAATGAACTGAAAAGGTACAGAGAAAACGACATTACCGATGTTATTTTTACACCTCACGTTAATCATCCCTCGGTTAAAACAGATATAACCAACATCAAAGAAGTTTATAAAAAGATAAAAGATAAAATAGAAAATGAAATTGGTTTAAGGACTTATCTTGCCTCAGAATTATATCTAACTCCAGACCACAAAGATTTTATTCCTTTTAATTCATTTGTCTGGATAGAATTTCCAACAAAACCTATGCCTATTTACGCCCTAGATTCGATATTTAATTTACAATTGGATGGTTATGAAGTTATTCTCGTACATGTGGAACGATACAAATGGTTATATGAAAACAAAGACATCATTCAAAGAATGAGAGAAATGGGTGTGCTTTTCCAAGTCAATTTTGAAGGATTAAAAACTCAAGAAGGTAAATATTATTTTGATAATTATTTGGTGGATTTCTTAGCCACTGATAATCATGGAAGTTCGAATAGAGAAGAAGTGGATTTAAGTTTATTCAAAAAATTTTCCGAAATAACCAAAAATGCCTTTGAAATTTTAGGGATAAATTCTTAA
- a CDS encoding PD-(D/E)XK nuclease family protein: protein MKKVYLFDLNPEHFKNVGDLILPFYNEDPLNFLFLGPSGFYVKQVAEYIASQTKKTINRDAFRVINQYVTETLKTYQPQSVILNRDFLKVYIENEIMDLIEAEKKDEEFSEYLNVISKSQKSVEYILDIFEKKWEISRVEDEKIVESSEEYKLLDDSIDNNSNLYMLYTKLEKKLEDILETKFDMSIKYQRNYDPVSVYKWFYEILPTRLKEEGKKYIGKRVVISGFFDISPAVNKTLKALFDLFEEVHFITWVNIEDRSFDSITNIHNFLKNEGFEFQSKRKGLKRIFENTNIEIFPMNNDVSEIETLTKEIKRRLISENLSPDDLGVVVPNNSTAKLLADYLEDAKVPYRFKNDVPLNESQIVLILLQPIKTLVRGCEVEDILAMIESGYGGVTELTMEQIENYLKHLNLFYDIQKSSLKNRKEKWMNTVEKEIDKRSSQLKGTEEIERISEELKDLRELKKCLGNIFSLLEDIQKSKDRKRYFSVSDYRELVKEWINTYLSHFNILKTYEDVLPVESQLNALKAFETLVFNVEENLEKILKSDKNLGIEKFYKILSSLIQIETYRESERYDNTVEIMSLEDSRFVKKKYKYFVGFTEENYPSIKVNPFITSMSNEGTSIARHSEKISRRNLFISMIFADNIIFTYPNAKLSGEPILPSPYEKEFRNNFKNVKYSSEFLSKKEILPKDPENIFSESEATIYYILNGKKEYLQSKHCTDIERLKKEITNPSWQLYKNTDLGRLSHTKITTYVDCPFKYYLGIEGRLNGDKDFGKFFDGLIKHRVMKEIFSKYKNYEVMSQKILNKEELKEEIKKIIEDIWEEYTDDFLQTYQAIKDVESEIITEDILETIEDIHRNYIHFKKGIDLTYSQVIATELEVNSKINIGNFHDVDLTSRIDRVDLLNGNYAYLLDEFDEQLLPGTYSIMDYKRSKNFQSEQLLIYYLTLLNSEEWKNKLTNSDVYLKFQVVSKKKEHKNDNFIKIQKGQIIYKEHKSKAKYVSFDIKEFYTWLEKVFQNINKSDFTPIAVKEREIRRFLEEMYDKYNNAKTGEKYYDCSSCQFRSLCELIQYKKDFNINIKKYL, encoded by the coding sequence ATGAAAAAGGTCTATTTATTTGACTTAAATCCTGAACATTTTAAAAACGTTGGAGATCTTATACTTCCTTTTTACAACGAAGACCCTCTGAACTTTTTGTTTCTAGGGCCTTCTGGTTTTTATGTGAAGCAAGTGGCAGAATATATTGCATCACAAACAAAAAAAACTATAAATCGTGATGCCTTCAGGGTTATAAACCAATATGTAACTGAGACGCTAAAAACATACCAACCACAATCTGTAATACTGAACAGGGATTTTTTGAAGGTATACATCGAAAATGAGATAATGGATTTAATAGAAGCAGAGAAAAAAGACGAAGAATTTTCTGAATATCTAAACGTTATATCCAAATCTCAAAAATCAGTAGAGTACATATTAGATATTTTCGAGAAAAAATGGGAAATTTCAAGGGTTGAAGATGAAAAAATCGTTGAATCCTCTGAAGAATACAAGTTGCTTGATGATTCTATAGATAACAATTCTAATTTGTACATGCTTTACACAAAATTAGAAAAAAAACTCGAAGATATTTTAGAAACGAAGTTCGATATGTCTATTAAATATCAAAGAAATTACGATCCCGTCAGTGTGTACAAATGGTTTTATGAGATTTTACCAACTAGATTGAAAGAAGAGGGGAAAAAATATATAGGAAAAAGGGTCGTTATTTCGGGTTTTTTTGATATTTCTCCAGCCGTTAACAAAACACTTAAAGCTTTATTTGATCTATTTGAAGAGGTTCATTTTATTACTTGGGTCAACATAGAAGACAGAAGTTTTGATTCAATAACTAACATACACAACTTTTTAAAAAATGAAGGGTTTGAGTTCCAATCGAAAAGGAAAGGCTTAAAACGGATTTTTGAAAATACTAATATTGAAATCTTTCCCATGAACAACGATGTTTCTGAAATAGAAACACTTACAAAAGAAATAAAAAGAAGATTGATAAGTGAAAATCTTTCACCCGATGATTTGGGGGTCGTTGTTCCCAATAATTCTACTGCAAAATTATTGGCGGATTATTTGGAAGATGCCAAGGTACCTTACAGGTTCAAAAACGATGTTCCGCTAAACGAAAGCCAAATAGTTTTGATTCTTCTTCAACCGATTAAAACACTGGTCAGAGGTTGCGAAGTTGAAGATATTTTGGCGATGATTGAAAGTGGTTACGGAGGAGTAACTGAGCTGACAATGGAGCAGATAGAAAATTATCTAAAGCATTTAAACTTATTCTACGACATACAAAAATCCTCACTCAAAAACCGAAAAGAAAAATGGATGAATACCGTTGAGAAAGAAATAGATAAAAGAAGTTCTCAACTTAAAGGTACAGAAGAAATAGAAAGAATAAGTGAAGAACTCAAAGACTTAAGGGAATTAAAAAAATGTCTTGGAAACATATTTTCTCTTTTAGAAGATATCCAAAAAAGCAAAGATCGAAAAAGGTACTTCAGTGTTTCTGATTACAGAGAGTTGGTGAAAGAATGGATAAATACTTACCTATCTCATTTCAACATACTGAAAACATACGAGGATGTACTCCCCGTTGAGAGTCAATTAAATGCATTAAAAGCCTTCGAAACTTTAGTATTCAACGTCGAAGAAAATTTGGAAAAAATTCTAAAGTCAGATAAAAATTTAGGAATTGAAAAATTCTACAAAATACTTTCTTCTCTAATTCAGATTGAAACATATAGAGAATCTGAAAGGTACGATAATACGGTAGAAATAATGAGCCTTGAAGACTCAAGATTTGTAAAGAAAAAATACAAATATTTTGTTGGTTTCACCGAAGAAAACTATCCTTCAATAAAGGTCAATCCTTTCATCACTTCTATGAGTAACGAAGGGACCTCAATCGCCAGACATTCAGAAAAGATTAGTAGAAGAAACTTGTTTATCTCCATGATTTTCGCTGATAATATTATATTTACATATCCAAACGCTAAACTAAGTGGAGAACCAATACTACCCTCTCCATACGAAAAAGAGTTTAGGAACAACTTTAAAAACGTTAAATATTCCAGTGAGTTTCTCTCTAAAAAAGAGATCCTACCAAAAGATCCGGAAAATATATTCTCTGAATCAGAAGCTACTATTTATTACATATTGAACGGGAAGAAAGAATATTTACAAAGTAAACACTGCACTGATATTGAGAGATTAAAAAAAGAGATAACTAATCCAAGTTGGCAATTGTATAAAAATACCGATCTTGGACGGTTAAGCCATACAAAAATTACTACTTATGTGGATTGCCCGTTTAAGTATTACCTAGGTATAGAAGGTCGATTAAATGGAGATAAAGATTTTGGGAAGTTTTTCGATGGACTTATAAAGCACAGGGTGATGAAAGAGATATTTTCCAAATACAAAAATTATGAAGTTATGTCCCAAAAAATTCTCAACAAAGAAGAATTGAAAGAAGAAATAAAAAAAATCATTGAAGATATTTGGGAGGAGTATACAGACGATTTTTTACAAACCTATCAAGCTATAAAAGATGTGGAAAGTGAAATAATAACAGAAGATATTTTAGAAACCATAGAAGACATACATCGAAATTATATCCATTTCAAAAAAGGTATAGATCTGACATATTCTCAAGTTATAGCTACAGAGTTGGAGGTAAATTCAAAGATAAATATCGGAAATTTTCATGATGTAGACTTAACATCGAGAATAGACAGGGTAGATCTTTTAAACGGTAACTACGCATACCTTCTTGATGAATTCGACGAACAACTATTGCCAGGAACGTACTCAATTATGGATTACAAAAGATCAAAAAATTTCCAAAGTGAACAATTGCTAATTTATTACCTAACCTTATTAAATAGCGAAGAATGGAAAAACAAATTAACAAATTCTGATGTATATCTAAAATTTCAAGTAGTATCAAAGAAAAAAGAGCATAAAAATGATAATTTTATAAAAATACAGAAAGGCCAGATTATATATAAAGAGCACAAGTCTAAAGCAAAATACGTATCTTTTGATATTAAAGAATTCTACACATGGTTAGAGAAAGTTTTTCAAAACATCAACAAATCTGATTTCACTCCTATAGCAGTAAAAGAAAGAGAAATAAGAAGGTTTTTAGAAGAAATGTATGATAAATACAACAACGCAAAAACAGGGGAAAAATATTACGACTGCTCTTCTTGCCAATTCAGAAGTTTATGCGAGTTGATACAGTACAAAAAAGATTTTAATATTAACATAAAAAAATACCTTTGA
- a CDS encoding lipopolysaccharide biosynthesis protein: protein MPKEREFIKSFFQFSMGQWIAALISFITTPITTWLIIPEEFGKASMFTLAFNLLLNVALLGADQSFVRMFYERSEDKRRDLLWDSLLPSLSIGVVVFVVIGIFWKELSFILFGDYNHFLPIFLLGVTILIGILERFSTLAVRMKKRGIAFSTLRVVNGVTNAVFTILYALFVSRSFYAVIIGLFFSHIVTALLAIFFERELWFGKFKVDFKSIKAIVRYGLPFVPTFLITWLFQSIDRLALRNYSDFTEIGLYSAAFKVVSVMNLIQTGFTMFWTPVSYESYEKEPESKGIFEKTSVIIAAAMFVFGLLIVVFKDVIFLLLESSYRQAAGISSFLILMPIMYTVSETTVVGINFKKKTYWHMLIASVAAGVNVFGNLMLVPVYGAKGAAFSTGVSYIVFFCMRTFISKRLFPVNYHLGKFFISTFVFVIVAFINTFVPNMVYQVVSAVLGLIVVMFVYRDQVKYVFDLGVGLMKEVKERVVSR, encoded by the coding sequence ATGCCTAAAGAGAGAGAATTTATCAAATCTTTTTTTCAATTTTCAATGGGTCAGTGGATAGCTGCTTTGATTTCTTTCATTACTACCCCTATTACCACTTGGCTTATAATCCCAGAAGAGTTTGGTAAGGCGTCGATGTTTACTTTGGCTTTCAATTTACTTCTCAATGTTGCACTTCTTGGAGCGGATCAGAGCTTTGTTCGTATGTTTTATGAAAGGTCTGAGGATAAGAGAAGGGATTTACTTTGGGATTCTTTGCTGCCGAGTTTGAGTATAGGCGTTGTTGTTTTTGTTGTAATTGGCATCTTTTGGAAAGAGTTGTCTTTCATTCTTTTTGGAGATTATAATCATTTTCTTCCGATTTTTTTGTTGGGGGTTACTATATTAATTGGTATTTTAGAAAGATTTTCCACTTTGGCTGTTCGGATGAAAAAAAGAGGTATCGCTTTTTCTACGTTGAGGGTAGTGAACGGAGTAACAAATGCGGTTTTTACAATTTTATACGCCCTTTTTGTTTCAAGAAGTTTTTATGCTGTTATCATTGGTTTGTTTTTTTCTCATATAGTTACCGCTTTATTAGCGATCTTTTTTGAAAGAGAATTGTGGTTTGGTAAGTTCAAAGTTGATTTTAAATCTATAAAAGCGATTGTTAGATATGGACTTCCTTTTGTTCCTACTTTTTTAATTACTTGGCTTTTTCAATCGATAGATAGGTTGGCGTTAAGAAATTATTCTGATTTCACGGAGATAGGTTTGTATTCTGCTGCTTTCAAAGTGGTTTCAGTTATGAATTTAATTCAAACGGGGTTTACTATGTTTTGGACTCCCGTTTCTTACGAGAGTTATGAAAAAGAGCCAGAGAGTAAGGGGATTTTTGAGAAAACTTCTGTGATTATCGCCGCAGCGATGTTTGTGTTTGGATTGCTGATCGTTGTGTTTAAAGATGTGATATTTTTGCTTTTAGAAAGTTCTTATAGGCAGGCTGCTGGGATTAGCTCTTTTTTGATATTGATGCCTATTATGTACACTGTTTCTGAAACGACGGTTGTTGGTATCAATTTTAAGAAAAAAACATATTGGCATATGTTGATAGCAAGTGTGGCAGCAGGAGTTAACGTTTTTGGAAATTTGATGCTTGTTCCTGTATATGGTGCAAAAGGTGCAGCATTTTCTACTGGGGTGTCGTATATAGTTTTCTTTTGTATGAGGACGTTTATATCTAAGAGATTGTTCCCTGTTAATTACCATTTGGGTAAATTTTTTATTAGTACCTTTGTTTTTGTAATCGTTGCTTTTATAAACACTTTTGTTCCTAATATGGTTTATCAGGTTGTATCTGCTGTTTTGGGTTTGATCGTTGTGATGTTCGTGTATAGAGATCAGGTCAAATATGTGTTCGATTTGGGAGTTGGTTTGATGAAGGAAGTGAAGGAGAGGGTAGTTAGTAGGTGA
- the rfbB gene encoding dTDP-glucose 4,6-dehydratase, which translates to MSILVTGVAGFIGSNFVYYYLRKHKDKKIIGLDKLTYAGNLDNLSKLNEEEKNRFTFIKGDINDIELLEKIYKENEIEGIINFAAESHVDRSIHDPQIFLKTNILGTQTLLHVFKKYYDERKRQKFLQISTDEVYGALGPTGYFTEKTPLDPHSPYSASKASADLIVKAYHDTYGLNTNITRCSNNYGPYQFPEKLIPLMINNALNHKELPVYGDGKQIRDWLYVEDHCKAIELVFEKGRSGEVYNIGGHNEKENIEIVKIIIEYLQEKTKGEKINEGLIKHVKDRLGHDRRYAIDPTKIKEELGWEPETKFEEGIKRTIDWYLENKEWMEKVITGEYLEFYRRNYGS; encoded by the coding sequence TTGAGTATCTTAGTAACAGGGGTAGCTGGATTCATAGGAAGTAACTTCGTATACTACTACTTAAGAAAACACAAAGACAAAAAGATAATAGGTTTAGACAAACTAACCTATGCAGGGAATTTGGATAACCTATCCAAATTAAATGAAGAAGAAAAAAATAGGTTCACCTTCATAAAAGGTGACATAAACGATATAGAACTGTTGGAAAAGATATACAAAGAAAACGAAATAGAAGGGATAATAAACTTCGCTGCCGAAAGTCATGTTGACAGATCAATACACGATCCTCAGATATTTTTAAAAACAAACATACTGGGAACACAAACGTTGTTGCATGTATTCAAAAAATACTACGATGAAAGAAAAAGACAGAAATTCTTACAAATATCAACCGATGAAGTGTATGGAGCGTTGGGACCAACGGGATACTTCACAGAAAAAACACCCCTTGATCCACACAGTCCATACTCTGCAAGTAAAGCGAGTGCAGATTTGATAGTAAAGGCTTACCACGATACATATGGACTAAATACGAACATAACAAGATGCTCAAACAACTATGGACCATACCAATTCCCAGAAAAGCTCATACCGCTGATGATAAACAACGCGTTAAACCACAAAGAGTTACCTGTGTATGGAGATGGCAAACAGATAAGGGACTGGTTGTACGTGGAAGATCATTGCAAAGCGATAGAGCTTGTATTTGAAAAAGGAAGAAGTGGAGAAGTATACAACATAGGTGGACACAACGAGAAAGAAAACATAGAAATAGTAAAAATAATAATAGAATACTTACAAGAAAAAACAAAAGGCGAAAAGATAAACGAAGGTTTGATTAAACATGTGAAAGACAGGTTAGGACATGACAGAAGATACGCGATAGACCCAACGAAGATAAAAGAAGAGTTAGGTTGGGAACCAGAGACAAAGTTTGAAGAAGGGATAAAAAGAACGATAGATTGGTACCTTGAAAACAAAGAATGGATGGAGAAGGTTATAACAGGGGAGTATTTGGAGTTTTATAGGAGGAATTATGGTAGTTAG
- a CDS encoding GumC family protein — protein MEEEKELTFSDILRIFKRRKWTFLIIFFLTIFLTGIYLFFIATPKYEAKQVIEYKSSSSQPTVSLGSMSSAANLLGISQPSDSGLTTEIERMKADWVLANVVKELNLVEKANENKGLIARLRGTEITERYLIDSLKEDINIQNVEETNMIEISYQSSDPTIAASVVSLVYSYYTDYAKNLYFEDSQSYLNQVETLFEDVSHQYDQINKEVLDFQTKNKLQGTTLDPSSESTQGVDPLINYYSETYMNILKLEADKNQLEIRKQAIEDNIFKMSPETKEFILTNTEKDTPVKDIKSKLVSDRIELETLKLNSPSSPRIGALEAEISVLENELENNLEAIFSNDLNFLASIDMATFNEYTGIITQLQLFDVTKQVYENMLQLIDDEIAKRSPIMYEYFLLRKDQAILQTRYNTLLTVLEQERMKASLYDNKFTVITSAYIPENPVAPNTTLILVIGVGVAIALGILSVFVREVNDKTVKDLYEFESLFGVPDIILDDSNDAEKIVNYVYKKDFKKFGLLFLGNFSVAQNLSQRIYNILNTIKPYKTEYFTSIENEDYKEKFEKFEKFKNTNEAFIMFDNFNNSDYILYRDDLEKIIIFIEEKTTNLEDIMEILEKEKDPTVVYVKKY, from the coding sequence ATGGAAGAAGAAAAGGAACTAACCTTTTCAGACATACTCAGAATTTTTAAAAGAAGGAAATGGACCTTTTTAATTATTTTCTTTTTAACCATCTTTTTAACAGGGATTTATCTATTTTTCATCGCAACTCCCAAGTATGAAGCGAAACAAGTTATAGAGTACAAATCAAGTTCTTCCCAACCAACGGTCTCTTTAGGGTCTATGTCTTCTGCCGCAAACTTGTTAGGAATCAGCCAACCTTCTGACTCTGGTTTAACCACTGAAATTGAAAGGATGAAAGCCGATTGGGTGTTGGCAAACGTTGTAAAAGAGCTCAATCTTGTAGAAAAAGCAAATGAGAACAAAGGGTTAATTGCCCGATTAAGAGGCACAGAAATAACAGAAAGATATCTCATTGATTCACTAAAAGAAGATATAAATATACAAAATGTGGAAGAAACTAATATGATAGAAATAAGCTACCAAAGTTCTGATCCAACTATTGCTGCTTCGGTTGTCTCACTTGTGTATTCTTACTACACCGATTATGCGAAAAACCTTTATTTTGAGGATTCTCAATCTTATTTGAATCAAGTCGAAACTTTATTTGAAGATGTTTCTCATCAATATGATCAGATTAATAAAGAGGTTTTGGATTTCCAAACCAAAAATAAACTACAGGGGACTACTTTAGATCCTTCATCAGAGAGCACTCAAGGTGTGGATCCCTTAATTAATTACTACTCAGAAACCTATATGAATATACTCAAATTAGAAGCAGACAAAAACCAATTAGAAATCAGAAAGCAGGCTATTGAAGATAATATTTTCAAAATGAGTCCAGAAACTAAAGAGTTTATACTAACAAACACAGAAAAAGACACACCTGTTAAGGATATAAAATCCAAATTAGTAAGCGATAGAATAGAATTAGAAACTTTAAAATTAAATTCTCCTAGTTCTCCAAGAATCGGTGCTTTGGAAGCCGAAATATCCGTTTTAGAAAATGAATTGGAAAATAACCTTGAAGCGATTTTTTCCAACGATCTAAACTTTCTTGCATCGATCGATATGGCAACTTTTAATGAGTATACGGGGATAATTACACAACTACAACTTTTCGATGTAACAAAACAAGTGTACGAAAATATGCTCCAACTTATAGATGATGAAATTGCGAAAAGATCCCCTATTATGTACGAATACTTCCTTTTGAGAAAAGATCAAGCTATACTTCAAACAAGGTACAACACTTTACTAACGGTTCTAGAGCAAGAAAGGATGAAAGCATCACTGTACGATAACAAATTTACAGTAATAACCTCCGCTTACATACCAGAAAATCCTGTAGCACCAAATACTACCCTCATTTTAGTTATTGGAGTAGGGGTAGCTATAGCCTTGGGGATTTTGAGTGTTTTCGTAAGAGAAGTAAACGACAAAACGGTGAAAGATCTATACGAATTTGAAAGTTTATTTGGAGTTCCTGACATCATTTTAGATGACTCAAACGATGCAGAAAAAATAGTCAATTATGTTTATAAAAAAGATTTTAAAAAGTTTGGGTTGTTGTTTTTGGGAAATTTCTCAGTTGCCCAGAACCTTTCCCAAAGAATTTACAACATCTTAAATACCATAAAACCTTATAAAACGGAGTATTTCACTTCGATAGAAAACGAAGATTACAAAGAAAAGTTTGAAAAATTTGAAAAGTTTAAAAACACTAATGAGGCTTTTATTATGTTTGACAATTTCAACAACAGTGATTATATACTATACAGAGATGATTTAGAAAAAATTATTATATTTATAGAAGAAAAAACAACCAATTTGGAAGATATAATGGAGATTTTAGAAAAAGAAAAGGATCCCACCGTTGTTTATGTGAAAAAATATTAA
- a CDS encoding GumC family protein — translation MENELTFEDILKIFRKRFWWFFLTVVVTVVITLIYLFNATPIYEANTTLKIDPSQQSSVADIFGTQIGSTSSKISTEIELIKSRRNLEKVIDNLNLMEYFQAKSENPEEVTRNSVVRTLEEMITVSPVSDTNVVRISVQSEDKELARSIADNLAIVYNDLLKSLSQNEYTARRMFIEEQIPLAESDLNAAQDDLRNFKEENNIFLLDEEAKSILQFLVSYDQQINTYQIQMEETKIRLKTLNDTLKSMDQEIISSETISINPVVSNLRNQIVNIQVQLAGLEGTKSPSDPEVLRLREELSQAQEMLKNEISTIVTSQVKTANPQYSSLYSQLIEEQARQQVLQGTIQSLTTLRNTYQSQLNQLPALEQRLMNYEREVRVKENLYVLLLEKLEEAKIAEAGVIGTANIIDPAFVSPNPVKPNKTLTAAIGGVLGIFLGILVVFLIEYLDKKVKDENELKMIVKGYPVLGRIPHLHVDNETNDELIILRDPVSPISEAYKMLATNINFSNAKEPNVITFSSGGPAEGKTITAANVAISYAQSAKKTLLIDADMRRPRVEKILNLKSKNEGLVNYLLRGASIEQSVKKPFETLDNFFVLPVGTLPPNPTTVLTSNEFKELLDKLKEYYDKIIIDLPPIMVAPDAMIASRYSDGLVLVTRYGQTLKPTLKAAIENITTSGVKLIGTVINDVNEKSSNYYYYYYYYYSDDGDKSKTKRRRRKTRT, via the coding sequence ATGGAAAATGAGTTGACATTCGAGGACATTTTAAAGATATTCAGAAAAAGATTCTGGTGGTTTTTTTTAACCGTAGTTGTAACGGTAGTAATTACTTTAATCTACCTTTTCAATGCTACTCCAATTTATGAAGCAAATACAACCTTGAAAATTGACCCCTCTCAACAGAGTTCCGTTGCAGATATTTTTGGTACGCAGATAGGGTCAACCTCATCTAAGATATCGACAGAAATTGAATTGATAAAAAGTAGAAGAAACCTTGAAAAAGTAATTGACAATTTAAACTTAATGGAATATTTTCAAGCAAAATCTGAAAACCCAGAAGAGGTCACAAGAAACAGCGTTGTTCGTACCCTTGAAGAAATGATCACAGTATCACCTGTTAGCGATACAAATGTCGTAAGGATATCGGTTCAAAGTGAAGACAAGGAGCTAGCAAGAAGCATCGCCGATAATTTAGCGATTGTGTATAACGATTTGTTAAAAAGTTTGTCTCAAAACGAGTACACTGCAAGAAGAATGTTTATAGAAGAGCAAATTCCATTAGCTGAAAGCGATTTGAACGCTGCTCAAGACGATCTCAGAAATTTTAAAGAGGAAAATAATATTTTTTTGTTGGACGAAGAGGCAAAATCTATATTACAATTTCTGGTTTCCTACGATCAACAGATAAACACTTATCAGATCCAAATGGAAGAAACAAAGATAAGGCTGAAAACGTTAAATGACACCTTAAAAAGTATGGATCAAGAGATCATTTCATCTGAAACAATATCGATAAACCCAGTCGTAAGTAATTTAAGAAATCAGATAGTTAATATCCAGGTTCAGCTAGCAGGCTTGGAAGGTACTAAATCTCCCAGCGATCCTGAAGTTCTGAGATTAAGGGAAGAACTGAGCCAAGCCCAAGAGATGCTAAAAAATGAGATAAGTACTATTGTAACTTCCCAAGTAAAAACTGCTAATCCGCAGTATAGTAGCTTGTACTCACAATTAATTGAAGAACAAGCTAGGCAACAAGTTCTTCAAGGCACAATACAATCTTTAACAACGTTAAGAAACACATATCAATCCCAATTGAACCAATTACCTGCATTGGAGCAAAGACTCATGAATTACGAAAGAGAGGTAAGAGTAAAAGAAAACCTTTATGTTCTTCTTTTAGAAAAATTAGAGGAGGCTAAGATTGCTGAAGCCGGTGTAATTGGTACAGCAAATATAATAGACCCTGCCTTTGTTTCTCCAAATCCTGTTAAACCAAATAAAACTCTGACTGCAGCAATAGGAGGGGTTTTAGGAATTTTTTTAGGTATACTTGTAGTTTTTCTCATCGAGTATCTGGATAAAAAGGTTAAAGATGAAAATGAATTGAAGATGATTGTTAAGGGTTATCCCGTTCTTGGCAGAATACCTCATTTACATGTAGACAACGAAACAAATGATGAATTAATAATTTTAAGAGATCCGGTCTCCCCAATCTCTGAAGCTTACAAGATGTTGGCTACCAATATTAACTTTTCTAACGCCAAAGAACCTAATGTTATTACCTTTTCAAGTGGTGGACCCGCTGAGGGTAAAACAATAACCGCAGCAAATGTTGCTATTTCATACGCCCAAAGTGCTAAAAAGACCTTGTTGATAGATGCCGATATGAGAAGACCAAGAGTTGAAAAGATTTTGAATTTAAAAAGTAAGAACGAGGGGCTTGTTAACTATTTATTGAGAGGTGCTTCTATAGAACAATCTGTAAAGAAACCTTTTGAGACTCTTGATAACTTTTTTGTTTTGCCTGTTGGAACTTTACCTCCAAATCCCACAACTGTATTAACTTCAAATGAATTTAAAGAATTACTCGATAAACTCAAGGAGTATTACGATAAGATAATTATTGATCTTCCACCAATAATGGTTGCTCCTGATGCCATGATTGCATCCAGGTATTCAGATGGGTTGGTATTAGTGACTCGTTATGGGCAAACTTTGAAACCGACTTTAAAAGCTGCAATTGAAAACATAACAACATCGGGGGTAAAACTCATTGGAACGGTTATAAATGATGTAAACGAAAAATCTTCTAATTATTATTACTACTATTACTATTATTACTCTGATGATGGGGATAAAAGTAAGACAAAGAGGAGAAGAAGAAAAACCAGAACATAG
- a CDS encoding GNAT family N-acetyltransferase, with product MSVTKLELMSKEEFEIYKKKMYEEYAKVLAENLLIPYEEALARAEDQIDTIWNEDIKKGKNCGYNVITGNNEHVGRIWVFVNYSSKKAFIYDIRIFPQYQKKGLAKSAIKELEETLKKENVKSLELNVFGNNKVAYNLYKNLGFTETYINLMKGFQKQRVVTLPKFLKFLETLFLKSGYRIVAIEMRKKIK from the coding sequence GTGTCGGTAACGAAGCTCGAATTGATGAGCAAAGAAGAGTTTGAAATATACAAAAAGAAAATGTATGAAGAATATGCAAAAGTTTTGGCTGAGAATTTGTTGATTCCTTACGAGGAAGCCTTGGCAAGAGCTGAGGATCAAATCGATACCATCTGGAACGAAGATATTAAAAAAGGGAAAAACTGTGGCTATAATGTTATAACTGGTAATAACGAACACGTCGGAAGAATATGGGTTTTTGTTAATTATAGTTCTAAAAAAGCTTTTATATACGATATTAGGATTTTTCCACAGTATCAAAAAAAGGGACTTGCAAAGAGTGCTATAAAAGAATTAGAAGAAACATTAAAGAAAGAAAACGTAAAATCTCTTGAATTGAATGTCTTTGGAAACAACAAAGTTGCGTATAATTTGTATAAAAATCTTGGATTCACCGAGACATACATTAATCTGATGAAAGGCTTTCAAAAACAAAGAGTTGTTACTTTACCAAAATTTTTGAAGTTTTTAGAGACTCTCTTTTTAAAATCAGGATATAGAATAGTCGCAATTGAAATGAGAAAAAAAATAAAATAA